One part of the Microbacterium aurugineum genome encodes these proteins:
- a CDS encoding phosphotransferase, with the protein MHDGELALETEVAARLITRRFPELRREELRPVSSTGTVNRIIRVGDGLVARFPRLAASEPTLAREAAALDELAAASPFPAPRSYGIAAASEEFDSAWAVQSWIDGEPPGPVRAAASEAFAHDLVVLIRALRSVDVRGRVFDGNGRGGRLGDHDEWVSECLSRSAHLIDVARTAKLWAALCALPPADAPLMCHRDLTPFNLLVIERDDEVRLAGVLDGGDFGPADPALDLVAAWHLLDAPTRRLVRDGVSAGEAEWQRGAGWALQQALGLGWYYEKSNPQMSALGISTVRRVLADPELSMLVG; encoded by the coding sequence ATGCACGACGGTGAGCTCGCGCTCGAGACCGAGGTCGCGGCACGGCTGATCACGCGCCGCTTCCCCGAGCTGCGCCGAGAGGAGCTGCGACCGGTCTCGTCCACCGGGACGGTCAACAGGATCATCCGGGTGGGCGACGGCCTTGTCGCCCGCTTCCCGCGCCTCGCGGCATCGGAGCCCACTCTCGCGCGTGAGGCCGCGGCGCTCGATGAGTTGGCCGCAGCGAGTCCGTTCCCCGCCCCGCGCTCCTATGGGATCGCTGCCGCGTCGGAAGAGTTCGACTCGGCCTGGGCCGTCCAGTCCTGGATCGACGGCGAGCCGCCGGGCCCCGTGCGTGCTGCCGCGTCGGAAGCCTTCGCTCACGATCTGGTCGTCCTCATCCGTGCACTGCGCTCGGTCGACGTGCGCGGACGGGTGTTCGACGGGAACGGCCGCGGCGGAAGACTCGGCGACCACGATGAGTGGGTCTCGGAGTGTCTGTCGCGGAGCGCACACCTGATCGACGTGGCACGCACCGCGAAGCTCTGGGCGGCCCTGTGCGCGCTTCCGCCCGCCGACGCTCCGCTGATGTGCCACCGCGACCTCACGCCGTTCAACCTCCTGGTCATCGAGCGCGACGACGAGGTCCGGCTGGCGGGCGTGCTCGACGGCGGGGACTTCGGACCTGCGGACCCTGCGCTCGACCTCGTCGCCGCCTGGCACCTCCTCGATGCCCCGACCCGACGCCTCGTCCGCGACGGTGTCTCCGCCGGCGAGGCCGAGTGGCAGCGGGGTGCCGGGTGGGCCCTGCAACAGGCGCTGGGCCTCGGGTGGTACTACGAGAAGTCGAACCCGCAGATGAGCGCGCTGGGGATCTCCACCGTCCGCCGCGTGCTCGCGGACCCCGAGCTGTCGATGCTCGTCGGCTGA
- a CDS encoding ATP-dependent helicase yields the protein MTPDAAQRAVIAAEPFASGVIIGAPGTGKTRTLVDRVVHLLDAADLRPEQVLALTPSRQAATALRDRIGVRIGQATPGPLARSLGSFAFQLVRGAMVREGSEPPALLTGADQDRIIADLLAGDTEDGRIPWPDALSGSVRASKGFRSELRAFLAECTEIGARPDELRASGNDVWVAAAEFLVEYRTVLDALRSAHRDAADLLSEAAAILRSAEAATLGPLAPLRVVLIDDAQELTRGGIDVVRALRGRGIAVLAFGDPDISSGSFRGASPELFAQLAGAVGEVHVLDGAHRQHPALTALTRTVTQAIGVSGRVEHRRAPVPVDPEEVDAHVSTFVAPSPYEELDRIAGVMRDWHLSEGIRWDRMAVIAHDTRQVTMLETELAAREVPTRAAGVQRPLGSEGIVRDIVGIVRLALTPVEERTLETLEEALRTPFGGMDAIGLRRLRARLRHIELAQGGSTPARELLRQAMANPSHLTLIDSPESRSAERFAETIEAVARAADQGETIHDLLWRVWEQARAVDGRRLQVAWREISLLPTGAETARSLDALVSLFDAAKRFVERTPNEKPEAFVRDVLDSEVPEDSLSTPDRPGKVTLLTPATALGTEFDAVVVAGVQDGVWPNVRLRGGLLQTWRLADALEAARTGVSIEPPGVLDRRRAALHDELRLFVRAVSRARKRLLITAVDDDDLTPSPFFAFLPAPHPPERHASAEHPLTLRGLVARYRRTLTTAHSDSLRRDAAGQLAVLAREGVPGADPAEWYGVTAPSTQAPLRDLAVDGARVSPSKMESFEECGLNWVVSALGGDTVMPPTAGIGTIVHEAMERVPDGDVEQMRAIVAERWPELDFETEWIGRKERRRADLLVGRLHTYLGEVRREGGRVLGSEVEFRFAVDVVAEGDAHAVPAVHPVGEDRANQAIIHGYIDRVEAYPPDAGEHGAARGRGWERMSGGPDGRIVVVDLKTGKNDPESDPGVREHAQLAAYQVAVQQGLVEDAPPGSLAGARLVIVSKTLAKSEYRIAHQHTLSDESRAAFLRRVSDAARGMSASSFTAQVESHCADTQRRVHPCRIHTVPAVSA from the coding sequence ATGACACCGGATGCCGCGCAGCGAGCTGTGATCGCCGCCGAGCCGTTCGCCTCCGGTGTCATCATCGGGGCGCCGGGAACAGGGAAGACGCGAACGCTCGTCGACCGCGTCGTGCACCTGCTCGATGCGGCCGATCTGCGACCCGAGCAGGTGCTGGCACTCACGCCGAGCCGCCAGGCCGCGACCGCACTGCGTGACCGGATCGGTGTCCGCATCGGGCAGGCGACCCCGGGGCCGTTGGCGCGGTCGCTCGGCTCCTTCGCCTTCCAGCTGGTCCGGGGGGCGATGGTGCGCGAGGGATCGGAGCCGCCTGCGCTGCTCACCGGAGCCGACCAGGACCGCATCATCGCGGATCTGCTCGCCGGTGACACCGAAGACGGTCGCATCCCCTGGCCGGACGCGCTCAGCGGCTCGGTGCGCGCGTCGAAGGGATTCCGTTCGGAGCTCCGCGCGTTCCTCGCGGAGTGTACCGAGATCGGGGCCCGGCCGGACGAGCTCCGCGCCTCGGGGAACGATGTGTGGGTGGCAGCCGCGGAGTTCCTCGTCGAGTACCGGACGGTACTCGACGCTCTGCGTTCCGCGCACCGCGACGCCGCGGACCTGCTCAGCGAGGCAGCTGCCATCCTGCGCTCGGCCGAGGCGGCGACGCTCGGCCCGCTCGCGCCGTTGCGCGTCGTGCTGATCGATGACGCACAGGAGCTCACCCGCGGAGGGATCGATGTCGTCAGAGCGCTGCGGGGGCGGGGCATCGCGGTGCTGGCGTTCGGCGATCCCGATATCTCATCCGGGTCGTTCCGTGGCGCGAGCCCGGAGCTCTTCGCGCAGCTCGCCGGTGCCGTCGGCGAGGTGCATGTGCTCGACGGCGCGCACCGGCAGCATCCGGCGCTCACCGCCTTGACTCGCACCGTCACACAGGCGATCGGAGTCTCCGGACGCGTCGAGCATCGTCGGGCGCCGGTGCCCGTCGACCCGGAGGAGGTCGATGCGCATGTGTCGACCTTCGTCGCCCCGTCTCCCTACGAAGAGCTGGACCGCATCGCCGGTGTGATGCGCGACTGGCATCTGTCCGAGGGAATCCGCTGGGATCGGATGGCCGTCATCGCTCACGACACGCGTCAGGTGACCATGCTGGAGACCGAGCTCGCGGCCAGGGAGGTCCCCACGCGCGCCGCCGGTGTGCAGCGTCCGCTCGGGAGCGAAGGGATCGTGCGTGACATCGTCGGCATCGTGCGCCTCGCGTTGACGCCGGTCGAGGAACGCACCCTGGAGACGCTGGAGGAGGCGCTGCGCACTCCGTTCGGGGGGATGGACGCGATCGGGCTCCGCCGTCTCCGCGCCCGCCTCCGGCACATCGAACTCGCACAGGGCGGGTCGACGCCTGCGCGCGAGCTGCTGCGCCAGGCGATGGCGAACCCCAGCCACCTGACGCTCATCGACTCGCCGGAATCCCGCTCCGCCGAGCGCTTCGCGGAGACGATCGAGGCGGTGGCGCGTGCCGCCGACCAGGGCGAGACGATCCACGATCTGCTGTGGCGGGTGTGGGAGCAGGCTCGTGCCGTCGACGGTCGGCGTCTGCAGGTGGCGTGGCGCGAGATCTCCCTGCTGCCCACCGGAGCGGAGACGGCCCGTTCGCTCGACGCGCTCGTCTCGCTCTTCGACGCGGCGAAGCGCTTCGTCGAGCGCACTCCGAACGAGAAGCCCGAGGCCTTCGTGCGCGACGTCCTCGACAGCGAGGTCCCCGAGGATTCCCTGTCGACCCCGGACCGTCCTGGCAAGGTCACGCTGCTGACTCCGGCCACGGCGCTCGGCACGGAGTTCGACGCCGTCGTCGTCGCCGGGGTGCAGGACGGCGTCTGGCCCAACGTCCGTCTCCGCGGCGGTCTGCTGCAGACCTGGCGTCTGGCCGATGCGCTCGAAGCCGCTCGCACCGGCGTGAGCATCGAACCGCCCGGGGTGCTGGACCGCCGGCGGGCAGCGTTGCATGACGAGCTCCGCCTGTTCGTGCGAGCCGTATCGCGGGCACGGAAGCGACTCCTGATCACCGCGGTCGATGACGACGACCTCACCCCGAGCCCGTTCTTCGCCTTCCTGCCCGCCCCGCACCCGCCGGAGCGCCACGCATCGGCCGAGCATCCGCTCACTTTGCGGGGGCTGGTCGCCCGGTACCGACGGACGCTGACCACGGCGCACTCGGATTCGCTCAGACGTGACGCGGCAGGCCAGCTCGCCGTCCTCGCCCGAGAAGGCGTGCCGGGCGCCGACCCCGCCGAGTGGTACGGCGTCACGGCCCCTTCCACGCAGGCGCCACTGCGCGATCTCGCCGTCGACGGCGCGCGGGTCTCGCCCTCGAAGATGGAGTCCTTCGAGGAGTGCGGACTCAACTGGGTCGTCTCGGCTCTCGGCGGAGACACGGTGATGCCGCCGACGGCGGGGATCGGCACGATCGTGCACGAGGCGATGGAGCGGGTGCCCGACGGCGATGTCGAGCAGATGCGTGCGATCGTCGCGGAGCGTTGGCCGGAACTCGACTTCGAGACCGAGTGGATCGGCCGCAAGGAGCGTCGACGCGCCGATCTGCTCGTCGGGCGCCTGCACACGTATCTCGGCGAGGTGCGCCGCGAAGGCGGGCGTGTCCTCGGCAGCGAGGTGGAGTTCCGTTTCGCCGTCGACGTGGTGGCTGAGGGCGATGCGCACGCGGTGCCCGCCGTGCATCCCGTCGGGGAGGACCGCGCGAACCAGGCGATCATCCACGGGTACATCGATCGCGTCGAGGCGTATCCGCCGGATGCGGGCGAGCACGGCGCCGCACGCGGACGCGGCTGGGAACGGATGTCTGGCGGCCCGGACGGCCGCATCGTGGTGGTCGATCTGAAGACCGGGAAGAACGACCCCGAGTCAGATCCCGGTGTGCGCGAGCACGCGCAGCTCGCGGCCTATCAGGTCGCCGTCCAGCAGGGCCTGGTGGAAGACGCTCCACCGGGTTCGTTGGCCGGGGCGCGTCTCGTGATCGTCTCCAAGACGCTTGCCAAGAGCGAGTACCGCATCGCGCATCAGCACACGCTCAGCGACGAATCGCGGGCGGCCTTCCTGCGTCGCGTCTCGGATGCCGCCCGCGGCATGTCGGCGTCGAGCTTCACGGCGCAGGTCGAGTCGCACTGCGCCGACACCCAGCGCCGCGTGCATCCGTGCCGCATCCACACCGTCCCGGCGGTGAGCGCATGA
- a CDS encoding aminopeptidase P family protein gives MSTGERDTIAEPTVEASVENSNTNRKQPFPQGFLDTISTGWAERPETLPAPRAQAPYAAARRAAVSAAFPGKRLVIPAGSLKQRSNDTDYVFRAHSAFAHLTGWAADAEPDSVLVFAPTDTGHDVTLFFRERADRTTTEFYADATIGEFWIGPRPSLDGVAADLEIATAHLHELEAVEGELVLDEDETLTRFVSELRLIKDEFEIAEMRRAVEITANGFDDIVRELPSAVAHARGERVVEGVFHRRAREDGNGEGYDTIAASGPHACYLHWTRNDGTVAPGDLILVDAGVEADSLYTADITRTLPVSGTFTEVQRRVYETVREAADAAFAAARVGVRFRDVHAAAMKVIAARTAEWGLLPVTADEAIDADKGGQHRRYMVHGTSHHLGIDVHDCAQARREMYYDGVLTPGMVFTIEPGLYFQIDDLTVPAELRGIGVRIEDDILMTEDGPVNLSADIPRTADEVEAWIARLQS, from the coding sequence ATGAGCACCGGAGAACGCGACACGATCGCAGAGCCCACCGTCGAAGCGTCTGTCGAGAACAGCAACACGAACCGCAAGCAGCCCTTCCCGCAGGGGTTCCTCGACACCATCTCGACGGGATGGGCCGAGCGTCCGGAAACCCTTCCCGCTCCGCGTGCGCAGGCACCGTACGCCGCCGCCCGTCGAGCCGCGGTCTCTGCCGCCTTCCCCGGGAAGCGTCTCGTCATCCCCGCAGGATCGCTCAAGCAGCGCAGCAACGACACTGACTACGTCTTCCGGGCCCACTCCGCCTTCGCCCACCTCACGGGGTGGGCCGCGGATGCCGAGCCCGACTCGGTCCTGGTCTTCGCGCCGACCGACACGGGTCACGACGTCACCCTCTTCTTCCGCGAGCGCGCCGACCGCACCACGACGGAGTTCTACGCCGACGCCACGATCGGTGAGTTCTGGATCGGCCCACGCCCGTCCCTGGACGGTGTCGCGGCCGACCTGGAGATCGCGACCGCCCATCTCCACGAGCTCGAGGCCGTGGAGGGAGAGCTCGTACTCGACGAGGACGAGACCCTCACCCGTTTCGTGTCCGAGCTGCGCCTCATCAAGGACGAGTTCGAGATCGCCGAGATGCGCCGTGCCGTCGAGATCACCGCGAACGGCTTCGACGACATCGTCCGCGAGCTTCCGTCCGCCGTCGCGCACGCCCGCGGCGAACGTGTCGTGGAGGGTGTCTTCCACCGCCGCGCCCGTGAAGACGGCAACGGCGAGGGCTACGACACGATCGCGGCGTCCGGTCCGCACGCCTGCTACCTGCACTGGACCCGCAACGACGGCACCGTGGCCCCGGGCGATCTGATCCTCGTCGACGCCGGTGTCGAAGCCGACAGCCTGTACACGGCGGACATCACCCGCACGCTGCCCGTCTCGGGAACCTTCACCGAGGTGCAGCGCCGAGTGTACGAGACCGTGCGCGAGGCCGCCGACGCCGCGTTCGCCGCTGCACGGGTGGGCGTCCGTTTCCGCGACGTGCATGCGGCCGCCATGAAGGTCATCGCCGCACGCACCGCGGAGTGGGGCCTGCTGCCGGTGACCGCCGACGAGGCGATCGACGCGGACAAGGGCGGCCAGCACCGTCGGTACATGGTGCACGGCACCTCCCACCACCTCGGCATCGACGTGCATGACTGCGCCCAGGCGCGCCGCGAGATGTACTACGACGGCGTCCTGACACCCGGCATGGTGTTCACGATCGAGCCCGGGCTGTACTTCCAGATCGATGACCTGACGGTGCCCGCAGAGCTCCGTGGCATCGGCGTGCGGATCGAGGACGACATCCTGATGACCGAGGACGGCCCCGTGAACCTCTCGGCCGACATCCCCCGCACGGCCGACGAGGTCGAAGCATGGATCGCCCGGCTCCAGAGCTGA
- a CDS encoding endonuclease/exonuclease/phosphatase family protein produces the protein MFRLLGILFTVLLAIATAIVVWPQFFRLEQTYPFAQLVSARGLVLGGFLVIAVLALLLLFARPLRGFAASVLIVALLGAGATGVIGATRGFGTTELPQKTESSIRVLTWNTAGEAVSAEVIAQQILAQGADVVALPETTEDVGERIAIMLREQGHPMWVHHVQFRPDVPNGPQSWHTTVLVAPDLGEYSVIESSKDGSSNTGSVPSVVLMPVDGSGPTIVAVHAVAPRVEEMQQWQSDLQWIADQCPQGDFILAGDFNATIDHMAPLGVDGGDIGYCRDVASRTGNGLAGTWPSSLPPLAGAPIDHVMASPNWTPTGSVVLGDAGGSDHRALVVQLEPAG, from the coding sequence ATGTTTCGACTACTGGGGATCCTCTTCACCGTCCTGCTCGCGATCGCGACGGCGATCGTCGTGTGGCCGCAGTTCTTCCGTCTCGAGCAGACCTATCCGTTCGCGCAGCTGGTGTCCGCGCGCGGCCTGGTCCTCGGCGGATTCCTGGTGATCGCTGTGCTCGCGCTCCTGCTGCTCTTCGCTCGTCCTCTGCGCGGATTCGCCGCGTCGGTCCTCATCGTCGCGCTGCTGGGTGCGGGGGCGACCGGCGTCATCGGAGCGACCCGCGGCTTCGGCACCACTGAGCTCCCCCAGAAGACGGAGAGCAGCATCCGGGTACTGACCTGGAACACAGCGGGCGAAGCCGTGTCCGCCGAGGTGATCGCCCAGCAGATCCTCGCTCAGGGCGCCGATGTCGTGGCCCTGCCGGAGACGACCGAGGACGTCGGCGAGCGCATCGCGATCATGTTGCGCGAGCAGGGGCATCCGATGTGGGTGCACCACGTGCAGTTCCGCCCCGATGTCCCCAACGGCCCCCAGTCCTGGCACACCACGGTGCTGGTGGCTCCCGACCTCGGCGAGTACTCGGTGATCGAATCCTCGAAGGACGGCAGCAGCAACACGGGCTCCGTGCCGAGTGTCGTGCTGATGCCGGTCGACGGCTCCGGACCCACGATCGTCGCCGTGCACGCCGTCGCTCCCCGTGTGGAAGAGATGCAGCAGTGGCAGAGCGATCTGCAGTGGATCGCCGATCAGTGTCCGCAGGGCGACTTCATCCTGGCCGGAGACTTCAATGCGACGATCGATCACATGGCGCCCCTCGGAGTGGACGGTGGTGACATCGGATACTGCCGCGATGTCGCGTCGCGCACCGGCAACGGTCTCGCGGGAACGTGGCCGAGTTCGCTCCCGCCCCTCGCCGGGGCGCCGATCGATCACGTGATGGCCTCGCCGAACTGGACACCGACGGGCTCGGTCGTCCTCGGCGATGCCGGGGGCAGCGACCACCGCGCGCTCGTCGTCCAGCTGGAGCCGGCCGGCTGA
- a CDS encoding DUF3107 domain-containing protein — translation MEIRIGIINTGRELSFDTGVSADEVRTQVTKALEQNATHVSFADVKGNSYIVPTANLAYIELGTEESRRVGFVA, via the coding sequence GTGGAAATCCGCATCGGCATCATCAACACCGGCCGCGAACTGAGCTTCGACACCGGCGTGAGCGCAGACGAGGTCCGCACCCAGGTCACCAAGGCGCTGGAGCAGAACGCCACGCACGTGAGCTTCGCCGACGTGAAGGGCAACTCCTACATCGTCCCCACGGCGAACCTCGCCTACATCGAACTGGGCACCGAGGAATCGCGTCGCGTCGGCTTCGTCGCCTGA
- a CDS encoding PHP domain-containing protein encodes MASPSAGFAGPADLHLHSNQSDGTEAPAEVIRQAHAHGIRTVALTDHDRSTGWDEAGDAAVALGMTFIPGMELSAKHEWRSVHVLGYLFDPGDPALRAETDRIRGDRIGRAERIVRNIGRDYDLHWDDVVAQTALDATVGRPHIADALVARGIVRDRTEAFDGILHPREGYYEPHYAPDPLTAVRLITQAGGVAIIAHPVTTGRDRMMPIPYIERLIAAGLGGFEVDHRENTEAGKRMLRELAQKHDLIVTGSSDYHGSGKPNRPGENTTSDAMVARLLAQGTGIAPRFP; translated from the coding sequence ATGGCCTCTCCGTCCGCCGGGTTCGCCGGTCCCGCCGACCTGCACCTGCACTCCAACCAGTCCGACGGGACGGAGGCGCCGGCCGAGGTCATCAGGCAGGCACACGCGCACGGGATCCGCACCGTGGCGCTCACTGATCACGATCGCTCCACCGGGTGGGATGAGGCCGGTGACGCCGCCGTCGCGCTCGGCATGACGTTCATCCCCGGGATGGAGCTGTCGGCGAAGCACGAGTGGCGCAGCGTGCACGTGCTCGGCTACCTCTTCGATCCCGGAGACCCGGCTCTGCGGGCCGAGACCGATCGCATCCGCGGGGATCGGATCGGGCGCGCGGAGCGGATCGTGCGCAACATCGGACGGGACTACGACCTGCACTGGGATGACGTGGTCGCGCAGACGGCTCTGGATGCGACGGTCGGGCGCCCGCACATCGCGGACGCTCTCGTGGCGAGGGGCATCGTGCGCGATCGCACGGAGGCGTTCGACGGGATCCTGCATCCGCGCGAGGGATACTACGAGCCGCACTACGCCCCGGATCCGCTGACCGCGGTGCGACTGATCACGCAAGCCGGGGGAGTGGCGATCATCGCCCACCCTGTCACCACGGGTCGCGACCGGATGATGCCCATCCCGTACATCGAGCGGCTGATCGCGGCCGGACTCGGCGGCTTCGAGGTCGATCACCGCGAGAACACCGAAGCGGGCAAGCGGATGCTGCGCGAGCTGGCGCAGAAGCACGACCTCATCGTCACGGGATCCAGCGACTATCACGGCAGCGGCAAGCCGAACCGTCCGGGGGAGAACACGACATCCGACGCGATGGTCGCCCGCCTCCTGGCGCAGGGCACCGGCATCGCCCCGCGCTTCCCCTGA
- a CDS encoding ferritin-like fold-containing protein, with protein sequence MVKWFWQRDDAPRRILTLRSRGEQSDATRVDFAELAPELDRFLGQAAYLQLGYFETLTRLIRATPELSEKESLSRAAGAALTKHRGIVEVIAERGGDPTQVMLPFRENLDAFRRKTIGARPRETLLAVYITAGMLDDFYLALASSYGETGRRVAEILREDDAGHEIVAIIQETIESDEEWRSLLSMWARRLVGDTILVCRSALRPELLQVDDERVEPVYTELMGAHARRMDAMGLAS encoded by the coding sequence GTGGTTAAGTGGTTCTGGCAGCGCGATGACGCGCCACGGCGAATCCTCACCCTGCGCAGCCGAGGCGAGCAGAGCGATGCGACGAGGGTCGACTTCGCTGAACTCGCCCCCGAGCTCGATCGGTTCCTCGGTCAGGCCGCGTACCTGCAGCTGGGCTACTTCGAGACGCTCACCAGGCTCATCCGGGCGACCCCCGAGCTTTCCGAGAAGGAGTCCCTGTCGCGTGCGGCCGGGGCGGCGTTGACGAAGCATCGCGGGATCGTGGAGGTCATCGCCGAGCGCGGTGGCGACCCCACGCAGGTGATGCTGCCGTTCCGCGAGAACCTCGACGCTTTCCGACGCAAGACCATCGGTGCGCGACCGCGGGAGACGCTCCTCGCCGTGTACATCACCGCCGGGATGCTCGACGACTTCTACCTCGCGCTCGCGTCGAGCTACGGCGAGACCGGTCGTCGGGTGGCGGAGATCCTCCGCGAAGACGATGCCGGCCATGAGATCGTCGCGATCATCCAGGAGACGATCGAGAGCGATGAGGAGTGGCGGTCCCTGCTGTCGATGTGGGCGCGGCGCCTCGTCGGTGACACCATCCTGGTCTGCCGTTCCGCACTGCGGCCGGAGCTGCTCCAGGTCGACGACGAGCGCGTCGAGCCGGTCTACACCGAACTCATGGGCGCGCACGCGCGCCGGATGGATGCGATGGGCCTCGCGTCCTAG
- a CDS encoding DEAD/DEAH box helicase produces the protein MTTFADLGIDQDIVDALAAKGIIDAFPIQEQTIPLGLPGQDIIGQAKTGTGKTFGFGIPVVQRLGKDPEHGVKALIVVPTRELAVQVYEDIDLLTSNRSTSVVAIYGGKAYEGQIDQLKAGAQIVVGTPGRLIDLAGQRLLDLSNATEVVLDEADKMLDLGFLADIEKIFQKVPAVRHTQLFSATMPGPIVALARRFMSNPIHIRANDPDEGLTQANIKHLVYRAHSMDKDEIIARILQAEGRGKTVIFTRTKRAAQRLVDELNDRGFNVGGVHGDMGQDQRERSMAAFKAGKRDVLVATDVAARGIDVDDVTHVINHTIPDEDKTYLHRAGRTGRAGKTGIAVTFVDWEDLHKWALINRALEFGQPEPVETYSSSPHLYEDLDIPQGTKGRLVSAPKTESVKTERTRRPARAADAAAEGTDETGTRRRRRRRNSATPVGSTFTEGASGATTGEGQSAPAADRSAEGAGTHDGAGKEHHDGKPAPARRRRRRRGGSGAGAAPVTGA, from the coding sequence GTGACAACTTTCGCCGATCTCGGCATCGATCAGGACATCGTCGACGCACTCGCGGCCAAGGGCATCATCGATGCCTTCCCGATCCAGGAGCAGACCATCCCTCTCGGCCTTCCGGGGCAGGACATCATCGGCCAGGCGAAGACCGGCACGGGAAAGACCTTCGGGTTCGGCATCCCCGTCGTGCAGCGCCTCGGCAAGGACCCGGAGCACGGCGTCAAAGCACTCATCGTCGTCCCCACCCGCGAGCTCGCCGTGCAGGTCTACGAAGACATCGATCTGCTCACCAGCAACCGCTCCACCAGCGTCGTCGCCATCTACGGAGGCAAGGCGTACGAGGGTCAGATCGACCAGCTCAAGGCGGGCGCGCAGATCGTGGTCGGCACTCCCGGCCGCCTGATCGACCTCGCGGGCCAGCGCCTGCTCGACCTCTCCAACGCGACGGAGGTCGTGCTCGACGAGGCCGACAAGATGCTCGACCTCGGCTTCCTCGCCGACATCGAGAAGATCTTCCAGAAGGTCCCGGCCGTCCGCCACACGCAGCTGTTCTCGGCGACCATGCCCGGCCCGATCGTGGCCCTCGCCCGCCGCTTCATGTCGAACCCGATCCACATCCGCGCCAACGACCCCGACGAGGGCCTCACCCAGGCCAACATCAAGCACCTCGTCTACCGCGCGCACTCGATGGACAAGGACGAGATCATCGCTCGCATCCTGCAGGCCGAGGGCCGCGGCAAGACCGTGATCTTCACCCGCACCAAGCGCGCGGCGCAGCGCCTCGTCGACGAGCTCAACGACCGCGGCTTCAACGTCGGCGGCGTGCACGGCGACATGGGGCAGGACCAGCGCGAGCGCTCGATGGCCGCGTTCAAGGCAGGCAAGCGTGACGTTCTCGTCGCGACCGACGTGGCCGCCCGCGGCATCGACGTCGACGACGTGACGCACGTCATCAACCACACCATCCCCGACGAGGACAAGACGTACCTGCACCGCGCCGGCCGCACGGGGCGTGCGGGCAAGACCGGCATCGCCGTCACTTTCGTCGACTGGGAGGACCTGCACAAGTGGGCCCTCATCAACCGGGCGCTCGAGTTCGGTCAGCCGGAGCCTGTCGAGACCTACTCGTCGAGCCCCCACCTGTACGAAGACCTGGACATCCCGCAGGGCACGAAGGGCCGCCTGGTGTCGGCGCCGAAGACCGAATCCGTCAAGACCGAGCGCACCCGTCGGCCCGCGCGTGCCGCGGACGCCGCCGCGGAAGGCACCGACGAGACCGGGACGCGTCGCCGTCGCCGCCGTCGCAACAGCGCGACTCCGGTCGGCTCGACCTTCACCGAAGGCGCGTCGGGGGCCACCACCGGCGAAGGACAGTCCGCTCCGGCCGCAGACCGCAGCGCCGAGGGCGCCGGTACCCACGACGGGGCGGGCAAGGAGCACCACGACGGCAAGCCCGCGCCGGCGCGCCGTCGCCGTCGTCGCCGTGGAGGTTCCGGCGCAGGCGCAGCGCCGGTCACCGGAGCCTGA
- a CDS encoding DUF817 domain-containing protein translates to MQRATSLERRVDAWAHRLLLGAPTSGFRAGLIEFAVFVVKQAWACVFGATLLLVIVAARFWYPPDAALARNDALTIAAVLIQVAMLVFRWESGRELWVIVLFHLTGTVMELFKTDVGSWAYAADGFLRIGGVPLFSGFMYAAVGSYMVRVYRLFDLGFTRYPQRWMTAILAIAIYVNFFAHHWWWDARWILLAAVIVLWLPTVMHARIWRRTIRIPLLVVFVGVAVFIYLAENIGTWAGAWAYPDQAAGWQPVSPSKLSSWFLLMIISVVLVAWVYPPQVPAAILHGERAASLR, encoded by the coding sequence ATGCAACGAGCGACGTCCCTGGAACGCCGTGTCGATGCGTGGGCCCACCGCCTGCTCCTCGGCGCCCCGACGAGCGGTTTCCGCGCCGGCCTGATCGAGTTCGCGGTGTTCGTGGTCAAGCAGGCATGGGCGTGCGTGTTCGGGGCCACGCTGTTGCTCGTGATTGTCGCGGCACGGTTCTGGTACCCGCCGGACGCGGCGCTCGCGCGCAACGATGCCCTCACCATCGCTGCCGTGCTCATCCAGGTGGCCATGCTCGTGTTCCGCTGGGAGAGCGGACGAGAACTGTGGGTGATCGTCCTGTTCCACCTCACCGGAACCGTGATGGAGCTGTTCAAGACCGATGTCGGCTCCTGGGCGTATGCCGCGGACGGTTTCCTGCGCATCGGCGGAGTGCCGCTGTTCAGCGGGTTCATGTATGCCGCTGTCGGCTCCTACATGGTGCGCGTCTACCGGCTCTTCGACCTCGGCTTCACGCGATACCCGCAGCGGTGGATGACGGCGATCCTCGCGATCGCGATCTACGTGAACTTCTTCGCGCACCATTGGTGGTGGGATGCGCGGTGGATCCTGCTGGCTGCGGTCATCGTGCTGTGGCTGCCGACGGTGATGCACGCGCGTATCTGGCGTCGGACGATCCGGATCCCGCTGCTCGTCGTGTTCGTCGGAGTCGCCGTCTTCATCTACCTGGCGGAGAACATCGGCACCTGGGCGGGAGCATGGGCATACCCCGATCAGGCGGCGGGATGGCAGCCGGTCTCGCCGAGCAAGCTGAGTTCGTGGTTCCTGCTCATGATCATCTCGGTCGTCCTAGTCGCGTGGGTCTATCCGCCGCAGGTTCCTGCGGCGATCCTCCACGGGGAGCGGGCGGCGTCTCTTCGCTGA